The following coding sequences lie in one Arachis ipaensis cultivar K30076 chromosome B05, Araip1.1, whole genome shotgun sequence genomic window:
- the LOC110263052 gene encoding uncharacterized protein LOC110263052, protein MNHMLCFKRICSKTTTNNNNGGGSTGSLSVNLDSRDIHERLHVEDDPLEASSTATPLRRLRLRSRFRTCARTPTTKLATKGVTTAPTSPSNSYYTCSPYYRGFTDLFASPVPSSSSLVVLTDSDRTTADDDKKDEKDEEEEEENNDYDDMSESTSETSDDETETDTEESNKEKTSFEEITKFLLSSSKVSRRGAKSELNWWPPSPGWVKLNVDGSVVETNAMSGCGGLLRSETGQWLLGFSIRSDSTNVLEVELGALRMGLVLAWDQGHRNLCCETGCVRARCLFQCSESDDGMVMRSGEVDLLVKEIRRLLRRPWNVQLRHVFRSANMAAGYLAKLASKSANDLQVWSSPPPGIETLLQGDIAPHV, encoded by the coding sequence ATGAATCACATGCTTTGCTTCAAAAGAATTTGCAGTAAAACCACCACCAATAATAATAACGGCGGTGGTTCTACAGGTTCCTTATCGGTGAACCTCGATTCACGTGACATCCATGAACGTCTTCATGTTGAAGATGATCCCCTTGAAGCATCTTCTACTGCAACTCCTCTTCGTCGTCTTCGTCTTCGTTCTCGTTTCCGTACTTGTGCTCGTACTCCGACCACTAAACTCGCCACCAAGGGTGTCACCACCGCACCAACCTCACCTTCCAATTCATATTACACCTGCAGTCCTTACTACAGAGGCTTCACTGATTTATTTGCCTCACCTGTGCCGTCGTCATCATCACTAGTAGTTCTGACAGATTCTGACAGGACTACTGCTGATGATGACAAGAAGGACGAGAAGGacgaggaggaagaggaagagaataATGATTATGATGATATGAGCGAAAGCACATCGGAAACTTCCGATGACGAGACAGAAACAGATACAGAGGAGAGtaacaaagagaaaacaagttTTGAGGAGATAACAAAGTTCTTACTATCTTCTTCAAAGGTTAGCAGAAGAGGAGCGAAATCCGAGTTAAATTGGTGGCCACCTAGTCCAGGCTGGGTGAAACTCAACGTAGATGGTAGCGTCGTCGAAACCAATGCCATGAGTGGCTGTGGAGGATTGCTTAGATCTGAAACAGGTCAATGGCTGCTAGGGTTTTCAATTCGCAGTGATTCCACCAATGTTCTTGAAGTGGAGCTTGGTGCCTTGAGAATGGGACTTGTTCTTGCTTGGGACCAGGGGCATCGAAATCTATGCTGCGAAACGGGTTGTGTTCGAGCGCGTTGTCTCTTTCAGTGTTCTGAGTCTGATGATGGTATGGTGATGAGGTCTGGTGAAGTGGATCTTCTTGTAAAGGAGATTCGGAGGCTGCTTCGACGTCCGTGGAACGTTCAGCTTCGCCATGTTTTCCGGTCGGCGAATATGGCTGCCGGTTACTTGGCCAAGCTTGCTTCCAAGAGTGCGAATGATCTTCAGGTGTGGTCTTCTCCTCCTCCTGGAATTGAGACTCTCTTGCAGGGTGATATTGCTCCCCATGTCTag
- the LOC107639931 gene encoding phosphoribulokinase, chloroplastic (The sequence of the model RefSeq protein was modified relative to this genomic sequence to represent the inferred CDS: added 85 bases not found in genome assembly) — protein SSRTKKPHIYKNLLLLFKFLCFNTISSTPSSKTHLGFHQRQVVFYTTTNNKRSSNKRSGNNNNTGRYVITCAAGDTVVIGLAADSGCGKSTFMRRLTSVFGGAAEPPKGGNPDSNTLISDTTTVICLDDYHSLDRTGRKEKGVTALDPRANDFDLMYEQVKALKEGIAVEKPIYNHVTGLLDPPEVIKPPKILVIEGLHPMFDARVRDLLDFSIYLDISNEVKFAWKIQRDMAERGHSLESIKASIEARKPDFDAYIDPQKQYADAVIEVLPTQLIPDDNEGKILRVRLIQKEGIKHFSPVYLFDDGSTISWIPCGRKLTCSYPGIKFFYGPDTYFGNEVSVVEMDGQFDRLDELIYVESHLSNLSTKFYGEVTQQMLKHADFPGSNNGTGLFQTIVGLKIRDLYEQIITSKAETPVGAAKA, from the exons tcctcaagaacaaaaAAACCCCACATATATAAAAACTTACTTCTTCTCTTCAAATTTCTCTGTTTCAACACAATCTCATCAACCCCATCATCAAAAACACATTTAGGATTCCACCAAAGACAAGTAGTGTTCTACACAACAACCAACAACAAAAGAAGCAGCAACAAGAGAAGCGGAAACAACAATAATACCGGCCGCTATGTAATAACATGCGCGGCCGGAGACACGGTGGTGATTGGTCTTGCCGCAGACTCGGGCTGCGGCAAGAGTACCTTCATGAGAAGGCTAACAAGTGTGTTCGGGGGCGCCGCGGAGCCGCCCAAGGGCGGAAACCCGGACTCGAACACACTTATCAGTGACACAACCACCGTGATATGCTTGGATGATTACCATTCATTGGATAGAactggaagaaaagagaagggtGTGACTGCACTTGATCCAAGAGCCAATGATTTTGACCTCATGTATGAACAAGTTAAGGCTCTTAAGGAAGGAATTGCAGTTGAGAAACCTATTTACAACCATGTCACTGGTCTCTTGGATCCACCAGAAGTCATCAAACCTCCCAAAATCTTGGTCATTGAAGGTTTGCATCCAAT AGAGACATGGCAGAGCGTGGACACAGTCTTGAAAGCATCAAGGCTAGCATTGAAGCAAGGAAGCCTGATTTTGATGCCTATATTG ATCCTCAAAAGCAATATGCAGATGCAGTGATAGAAGTGTTGCCAACTCAGCTGATCCCAGATGACAATGAAGGGAAGATTCTAAGAGTGAGGCTGATACAGAAAGAAGGGATTAAACACTTTAGCCCTGTTTATTTGTTTGATGATGGTTCCACCATTTCTTGGATTCCATGTGGAAGGAAGCTTACATGCTCTTACCCTGGCATCAAATTCTTCTATGGACCTGATACTTACTTTGGAAATGAG GTGTCAGTTGTAGAAATGGATGGTCAATTTGACAGATTAGATGAACTAATATACGTAGAGAGCCATCTAAGCAACCTGTCAACAAAGTTCTATGGAGAAGTGACTCAACAGATGTTGAAGCATGCTGACTTCCCTGGAAGCAACAATGGCACTGGTCTCTTCCAAACCATTGTTGGTCTCAAGATTAGAGACTTATATGAACAGATCATAACCTCCAAGGCTGAGACCCCTGTTGGAGCAGCTAAGGCTTAG